Part of the Peromyscus maniculatus bairdii isolate BWxNUB_F1_BW_parent chromosome 23, HU_Pman_BW_mat_3.1, whole genome shotgun sequence genome is shown below.
tcagtgtgttctgtactgtctctaAGAGGCTCccctaaagtgtgtgtgtgtgtgtgtgtgtgtgtgtgtgtgtgtgtgtcccttcagaTCTTGTGAGTTCCATATTGATAGTAGGCCTGAGGATTTGCCTGATTCAAAGATTTCAGGTGATATGAGAGCTGAAACCAGGGAGCTCCAATTTGAGCACCactgttctcagtctttgtgctAACCCTGGTGCCTCATTGGAATCCCCTTGGGAGTTTTTAAAGCCATCCTCATGGAGTGCCTCATGCATGGCAATACTGATAATCAGTTCTGGTTATCCTAgtaaggacaaagcatttctgttctcACACCAGTGGAAATGTCATCACAGATTTTAGGTAGGCCCACGGTGGTAGACCTTCTTAGAGAGCTAGTCTACCTTTCCAggcctactgagggagctcatgtagccctgtctccctccctgttgacacccagcctttcctggccctggggcagggtagcaagtctaatgcacatcaggagttcccagtacataggattcagggtgtgacatccagtagGCTAGTGTAGTGCAAAATACATCCTTAATTCATGGGGTCCCTGAGGGCAATGTTCACAGGGTTCTTTGTTCCTGGGGCTATTCCCTATCACAGGCTGAATTCGGAgaatgagatgcagaacacagagcataagaaggatatgtcagatgtgaagaaattacccaaggaaattagtgaggccttgtacaagtgcacagagctgagtgagaagaccaaaATCTACCAGTGAGTACCTGACTTGGGTGGACTCCAGAACTTGCTAAGGACTACTTCTTCTTGtttgaagtttctccagtcctgcctgaccctaCTGTCAGGAGGAAtcctcccacctgcctcctgcagaCAAAtggcccaaataaacacacagaggatcacattacttacaaactatatggccaatgGATTAAGTTTCAGGCTAGATAGCTctgtcatcttaaattaacccaattctattcatctgtgttttcccacatcGCTGCTGaatgccaggctgctggcatgttgctccttgggtggcacctggcatctcctccatctctgcctttcttctctgtctctcctggactTTCATGCCTAGCTACTTCCTGGCtttccataggccaaagcaggttatttattaaccaatgggagcaatacatattcacagcatacagaaagacatcccacagcatcttcttcccttctcaacCTTTAAACCAAAGTGAGGGCtgtggttctagtctgtttacctcttagcaagcagcctgccttatcattcttggacttgtgcctcctagactgagttctcctaagtgtTAAGAGTCGGACAGCCCCTCCCAACTTTTGCctgtcagcttctggaacttctagacagaaaacataATTTGCACCATGAAtcgtttctgtggctctggcaggagcttacagagctggtttctatggGACACATGGATGGAATGAATTCCTGATGCATCTTCTGTCCCCCTCAAAGCATGATTCCCTCTACCCgctcatgttttcccaatactgtgaacagttaagtacaagggtatgtgtgtgggaggcagTAGATCCAGTCTTCAGGGGTACATGCAtcccttttgctgtcagggtcttcagaagtaatgtaaatctttctggaatttggctattctctggctgttgcctgcacctgagtgatgctgccatggctaatGAGGGCTCTAGGACagggctgttggggatggggacatgggaacttgcaggaatcatggtattgGGAGGGAGGAGTGGCAGATGGAATCGGAGCACatcatttcttgtgatatttcagcaccctctacagtcagcacctgagtgaacagactcagctgaaggaaaaagtgagaatcttgctagaggacaagaaaaagctgcagggggagcagattttgctacaagagtcctgtgaggaggcaaagaggctctgtgaggaggcccatgagaagatctatgacctctggacaaggcagctacaggtaggttgaagcagcagggccaacctGGCCATCagtctgaccatacacacacatacacacacatgcacatacatacatgtaaccatctactcacttacccaactgacccatcccatccaatagttcaATTCTGTGATCCTTCACATGTATTTCTGGGAATTCATCTCTTAGGCAAGCAAAACCTACTGCTCTGCTGGAAGCCGCAGCCCATTGAGGGAGACAGGTCAATCACATACCACTCACCTGTATATCAGTATGGGAGGCGCCGTGCTATGATGGTAGCCACAGAAATCTGAGTGAATCAGGTCAAAAGTCTAGGTCTCATTTGTTttgcaggggtcatgtgagatcaaAGGCAGACACAGCATAGAAGGAGGAACACACCTTGAAAAAGCCAAATGACCGGGGCTCATAGACATCATTGGGTGCCATATggcattttaaacttttgttttcagACTGCCATAGTGTTCTCTTTAcctggccaagctcttggttcacagtgacagaaactaaaTTAACAGCTTGTCAGTACTGTTTGCTGTGAGTGgcattggccagttctcccatcctggatcttacattcagaagctcactggatgaccagggatgtggcaaggGCTTATGACAGGTGGGGGTCAGGGTAACAGATTTAAGCCAACTGCATCAATGTAGCCTGCAGAGACACAGCATGCTTCCCCAGGCAATTTTAGTCCAAAATGATTCAGAATTGTGGGACTCACTTATAACAGCTAGAGTGAGGATTCTAAAACCAACTGTCAATGTCATCCTCATCCAGTATGATGTCCTCCTTAACTGCATTCTGATCACTTATGATTTGAGgagtgtttgtctgtgtgtgagtatgcctgTCTGAGGGTGTATATACATCTGTGGGTGTTTTggaaggtctgatgatgacattgagtgtcctctgttgctttctcccttatgcTCTTCAGtccaagtctctcactgaacctgaaattttctgttctggctaagctggatagccacagatctttggatctcctgtctcctcacagtagagcatcctgtctttttctgtctcatttcattGCTAAGTGGTacatttggtcagaaagagaattgacttgttggtttctcttaatttttaaacatttttattactttggaattaatgcgtcttataataaataacaaaaatcaaacaatgtagctacttttaaaaaaaagtagacttCCTTTCTTTCACAGCGTAGAGGTAACTTGCAAAGTAAAGGTCTGTTTTGTCTACTGGCTTCACAACATGTAACCTGATAATTTGGAGCTCACTCTTAGGACATAGTCCAACTCATAGTTGTATAGAGTGCTGCATTTtagaaaagtgctgtggatgaccTAAATAACCTTCCACTGACTggcctggggctgttttcatataatgtgcactgtaatctggtcaaaagttgttgggtaataACAATGGGTGACATCTAGTCTCTGGTGCTGTCGatgtcttctgtggaggagtcagggtaagtttagtgaggagactatgatggttcaacttaaatctatcaggaggcttcatgtcctGCCTTCTTCCCCCAGCACTTGGTCTTGTGTGGTCCAACTCAGTTGTGTACATGTTGTTACTTCTCTGTACGATCAATGAGTCTGGTGATAagaacttccctgggaagggaaataagttcaggccagggcagaagagcttggctgggtctaagaggcttgtagacagcaggaagaacccactacctccccccccccgccctggagtagaaaaggtgctgcaacattctagtATTCTACCTTGCCTTTCTGGattcaagaaaggtgtgtgtgtgtgtgtgtgtgtgtatgtgtgtgtgtgtgtgtgtgtgtgtgtgttgttgttgttgttgttgttgttgttgttatgtgtatatttgaggaatgagaatgtgtgtttgagcCTCTGTGGGTATATTCACTCTCTCATggaacaatggaacatctttaagaatgatggagatggatttcaatgagaaagtactgtgcctaatctggttagtaccacttgACCGCAGTCAAAGAACAGATGGAGTTGCCCAtccttctgcatgtccacacagctaactacaaTGAACGGCCACATAACTGATGCAAGCTAaaagtttttcaggtatttgtagaggcagaattatttatctgcgaagaaatcctctggagaagaacaaagtaatggggtccatgaaggtgagagagaggctactgagaggcaggaaaggcaggaaaagtttgcgtccctctctgctctgggtgaaaggaggctggtgactgatgacttccctgcatcatGTTTTGTTCTTGTCCTCATCGCTTCCTGCCATTTTCCATTCACCTTTGCCTAACtttggttcagctaaccttgcCCTTGGAGCTGGCCTGAActttattctcagagaaattctgaactgcagaggtgcttgtggctgcatcccagcccagcagaagtcccatagctatgctgaggtgtgagatgaGGTTGTCTTAGGGCACCGCTTAGGCTCACCATACTCTCaagtacccactccatgttgtgtctgtagcactcagaaactgcttttattccaaacctcttcatcctgagttaaattcagcctgatggagagttgggagaaatgtaaaatggtgcagccctgtgagaagctatgtgcaattattcagaaagtggaactaTAGACTTCAGGTGGAacattgattccagaatggaaagtgtTGTCCACAGAGTATAGGGGACAACAGGGATACAGCCGGACTCATCAGAGCAGTCCAACTACAAACTCTTCAGATACCCATTactgatgagtgcaaacatacaatgtggtccatatTGTTAAGTATGGAATGATATATGCAGTCATTTGGCCGTGAGTTCGTCAACCTTCTGTTCctcaaagaaatccctgacacaatcaaCTTACTTGGAGTACAGGTTACTATAGACTCAGGAttgtagagattttctagttttctgacctCATTCTTTTGGGcctaaattgaggcaacctgtggtatagagagcttctttaggaggaaggtgccctccttggaggcactgggaagcactgagtgagagcaaggggctggtccaaTGCCATCTAGTGGTcctttgtggggcgtttacccaccacccccacagcttcccagagttttcttgagtgcgatcagcaggaaatattagatagaaggatttatagcagagaatcttgcagagataaacagagagaaaataaaggatagcctcgagagggcctggaacctattccaacgggccctgactgtctctggcccagggtttttatagagatgccaaggggtggagaaaaagacctcctcccccagcacaggcaagtgcagaccatctcagacaccagcactcaggcctgtggtcctgatcatcctctattcggacctgctgggtaaagccacgaggaacccaagaacgggctcccacagtcctgtgctggggaactaagccttcaatgcacagactggggaacttgctaggagagcttagattacagatcaaggaaccctggtgttcacctgtctgtgtacaggttttcaaggcaagcactgcaTTGACTTATCTacccactgagttcttctcccaggtcaccaggcatgcacatgttatacagacacacaagcaggctgtacatctgcacatataaactaaaaataaactgaaaaaatatCAACACCCAGTAAAAGTACACAATATTCTCCACATCCCTGTCCTCAGAGCATCCTCTGTTTCCTGCCACCAGcaggaatatgggtagagagggTGTAGGTTAATGAAAAGTAACTTTGTTctccatagtatcccaggtgatctcttcttaCATAAGAGttatctgccgggcggtggtggcgcacgcctttaatcccagcacttgggaggcagagccaggcggatctctgtgagttcgaggccagcctggtctaccaagtgagctccaggaaaggcgcaaagctacacagagaaaccctgtctcgaaaaaccaaaaaaaaaaaaaaaacagagttatctgggaaactaagtgtggatggaatgtagtgtgcttgaatgtgtgcatccatatacatgtgtgtgtgtgtgtgtgtgtgtgtgagagagagagagagagagagagagagagagagagagaatgcatgtttaTGAACATGGTGACGACAACCTcccctaaaaacacaatcttctaatgaacaggaacatcaaagacttgaggaaaatcttcagtccctgctgaagcagaaggtgctgttcacccggcaaagggacttggcagtaaagctgcagcatcacttcactgtgtcccagatgaggtaggagcccaggcttccagaagcaggtggatccaagtgggtccgctgtacctggatctccgtcctctttgagttttgtcaattggcaaagctgccagccacGGGCAGGGcctcagagtgtcattgctggctcagtcaacaggaagcaatatgctctctccttggtcttatggggactgtgtcccctttttcctttctgagaactcTTGTATTCTCTAGTATCTCATTtcttagattagatctccccacaaatattcacatggcagccagaaacgtggaaaggaggatcattgatcatgaaggaaagtgtgtcccctgcatcttttccatcaggaacatcacgtttagagagaagtgtccaccctttgcagatttgcatacagcacactcctgctgactgcaggctctctgcagtgtttatcagtttctcatgagaagatttactctggtcatacacagagtaggagctgacaagttaatcccatgcagggttctgagctgtaggaataaccagagccttctttgcattgctgtgtaggctccactagagggcaggcatagagttttccaggagggTCACATTCACCTGTATCCATTCAAGGCCAGGGATATCTTTCCTGACCTGTGCCTCAGACCTTGACATATtcatatttctccaaaatgatgtctttggactgttggagaaatatgctctttttttttctaatccagcacagtaTGTACTtaccagttcaacttctagcagtttttaaaagctgagaaaaaaatcctgcccaggtgctctctgacccttttcccgTAGGGAAGCAAGCAATGAACTCACTTGAAAGGCAATGCTTGAATGTCTAGCTGAGTAGAGCTGGTGGGAGCttaaaagctgacatggcaggtccccaccaggcttgtgccccagctgccttcctccccctaggtttgaaaacctctaGCAGGAACTGGGGCAGACCACAGTCCAGGAAGACAGCCTACTGTAGAAGGAGCTGCtggtgcagaaacactatgttccaggcaagtaagccacctttgagccccatccccagcagccagggtattcatggggtgtgttttcttccttaacttttgtttactagggataaataggccctgatttttctttacagtggcacagcaaaactgattctgaatattttctttgctgatttttcctaacagcacctcttcagaaaactgagaaggctggaagaagccagagacacatTGTAGGCATGATATTCCACACTCCAGGTTCatggcctcctcagaaaatgccacctctttttagctgtgaactcactagtgagacaaatatcaacctaccatcaggcaGTCCAGCCACAGTCTAATCCACATCCATTGGCTCAATATTCCCAGAGAAAAGGTTGTATCACAAATAGTCTGAGATtcagaggacacaacacaaattactaagaaccctgacatTTATCAGCATgtggccccagtgaggggcaaaacaaaatgaagaggacatgtgggtgagcaagagttcttctgtcagcttcctatcaagggctttgacaagctgGCTCTATAGGTGATGGGAAAATCTGACAAGGAAGCCTGTGTtaacatcacactgccatccacacagaccacacccaaaagcataagattctctccagtgcagtgctgaagctgacATGTGCAAGCTGACTTGAAGCCATGTCATGTGCAAGTTTTGCTGAGGAtaattcactgcagagaataagacagttcctcacctcatttgctctcccataatgaaattccaagtgATCTtgaaatttgcttattttttttgtttatatgttgggatatttatgctttggATTTTGGTGTTCTTCgttttggtttaaggttttgttaatttttgttatttcttatattcttgtcattgttttaatagtttgctaaggctatacattatatataaagactgctgttttgaaagcccccattgagtaaaatgaatgtatttttatgaataaaatgcaatttcaaaCTTCACTCTTGTACTCTTCTTTAGGCAGGTGAGGTTTCACACTCCTGTAACCCCTGAACTCACAGGCTttgatgtatctcagtaagttccaggaatctTGAGCTACACAAGGATTTCCCAGCCATGGGTCTCAGAGCTATTGTCAGGCCCAAACAACTCTAAAAGTTCTATACCTGTCTGTTGCATTGGTCAGGGTTTTATGGggtaacagaatgaatttctatatatacaaaaggctatgttttagaatgacttagaggctgtggtccagctaattgaacattggctggctataatgGCAAAGTCCTTGAATCTAGGAGTTGCTCAAtccactatgcttgatgtctcagcccatcagctgaatagtctggaatcccaaggaagttggctccaatgccagtgaaggcatggacttgctagcaaggtgagagcaagcagctaaagagcaaaactcccttcttccatttctttatacgggcttccagcacaaggcctgggtgAGATTACAAGTAGGGATTTGGGGCCCAAAACATCTGAGATATAGGTGTTTCTTTCCCcatcaatatccagattaaaggaatgtctttctaatgcaaagatcaggattacatgtggatcttctctcttcaaattaagcaaaaatacctcacaggcatgcccctccattttggggttttaatgaatttcagatgtaataaatttgacaaagaaAAATAGCTTTCACAATTGCACACTTGTctacttgacacacaattatatctttgatgtcatgattaatttccaaatgtaaaacaataaccaggtcttAATATTGCCTAAACAAGATATATAATTACTCCAAGTACAACATGAACACACTATGTATTAGACCAGCCCAAATTATAcctaacatgatttaattatcccttgtagttggagttccctgtgtccacccagctccttcagcagctcagacccaagtaaacacacagagacttagattacttataaactgtatggccgcggcaggcttcttgccatctagttcttatatcttaaattaacccatttctattaatctataagttgccatgtggcttgtggtttaccggtactttacatcttacttctcctgactcagccttccactcccaaaattctcctctctgcttatcctgcctgtactATACTTCTTTCCTGGCTATTGTCCAactagtatgttttttttttttatcaatcactcagagcaacacattcacagcatacagaaagtcatccccagcaatccctgtacaactgcaaacacattttataaagttagaataagtggcaatgtccctggagggacattcttttagtatctcaaatttaaatatgataaccatcaatattctccctcttttggaataaatttggttttatttatttatttttgtttttacatcctaaccaaaatttcccctccatcctctcctctcagtccttccCCCAATGTCTACTCTTCCTgctctccatccattcctccttctcttttttctcttcagaaatgggcaggcctcctgtgcatatatgtctgtcatattatatcaagttgtggtgagactaggcatgacttcttacattaaAGCAGGAcatagcaattcagtaggaggaatgggtcccaaaagcaggcattagagacaagccctgctcccactgttaggagtctcacaagaagatcaagttatacaactgtaaactatatgcagaggacacaggtcagtctcatgcatgctccctggttggtggttcagtctctgaggcactatgagcctaggttatttagttctgtgggatgcttttGGGGCATCTTaccccactagctcctacaaatatttaattgtttattcattatttcatgtgcattggtgttttgccttcatgtatgcctgtgtgagggtgtcaaaacCTCTAttcctggagttacaaacagttgtgagctgcatgagattttttcattatttttaaaaactaagtaaTTCATATGATGAGTGAATAGATACTTTCTAATtcgtatttaaaataataacatctatctatttactatgtagagatgaggaaataaatacatacacatgatagagagagaaagaacatacaATATATGCCATGCCATTttgtcattctgttcatatggaggtcaataAACAAATTAGGAAGAGTAAGCGTTTTCTTTCCACCAAactagccatctcattggcccttccatGGTACTTTTTATGATCGACTCGTGGCTTTTTGCcttagagtgttttcttgtggttctgaaagttaaagaatattttaatattaaagggcattgtgaaaaatttgtgcagaattttgtttcaaatgaatgatactgttaataaacataacaggcactcagagttgaaggcaggaaagagcaaacatatcaagccagccactcagaaagttctgctgcctccttggctagTGTCTGGAAGTTAGGATTAGagtttatctttatattgatatatgcatgtatataaagttagatatggttgtacatatttggtatatcatatagatacttataaaaatatgcatataactatactcatagttctgcatacaacatgcataccatacacatgcataccaatgtcacaaaggttgtttgtttctttttcatttcttgttatgccaatttattatacatctaatttaatttcaaaggataattctgagtgtgtgtgtgtgcatgcaaaggtgtagacacatacatgtttttaaatgtatgaatgtgggcacatattttgtgtgttatatggaaacaagcatgtgtgtattgtggcacaacactGATGGTGCCTTCATCCTTTACAATTGGCT
Proteins encoded:
- the LOC121826271 gene encoding disks large homolog 5-like, which encodes MRAVRRRALGNPGLPCITSGTARNASSTPFFLTEQEQQLNQVEKLKLQLQMMTNDRNELCEFLAHYNNELNNSTLYSQHLSEQTQLKEKVRILLEDKKKLQGEQILLQESCEEAKRLCEEAHEKIYDLWTRQLQEHQRLEENLQSLLKQKVLFTRQRDLAVKLQHHFTVSQMRYCGPCNDGYE